One genomic window of Ottowia oryzae includes the following:
- the aroE gene encoding shikimate dehydrogenase — protein MPDRYAVIGHPIAHSKSPQIHTWFAEATGQDMVYEAIDGGAEPGGFEQALHAFARHGGRGMNVTLPFKLQALAAADVASDDARAAGAANALRWHEGRLEAQNFDGVGLVRDIEVNLGQPLRGKAVLVLGAGGATRGALLPLARAGVARLAVLNRTASKAVALLDELAANLPPALALHSGGTDLLPGLPAFDVVINATSASLSADAPAVPPQAFAPGGLAYDMVYGKGLTPFLRLAQSAPNVRVADGVGMLVEQAAEAFAWWRGVRPQTDDVLKRLTVPLA, from the coding sequence ATGCCCGACCGCTACGCCGTCATCGGCCACCCCATCGCCCACAGCAAATCGCCGCAAATCCACACCTGGTTTGCCGAGGCGACGGGGCAGGACATGGTCTACGAAGCCATCGACGGCGGCGCCGAGCCGGGCGGGTTTGAGCAGGCGCTGCACGCCTTTGCCCGCCACGGCGGGCGCGGCATGAACGTCACCCTGCCCTTCAAGCTGCAGGCCCTGGCCGCCGCCGACGTGGCCAGCGACGACGCCCGCGCCGCCGGCGCCGCCAACGCGCTGCGCTGGCACGAAGGCCGGCTGGAGGCGCAGAACTTCGACGGCGTGGGCCTGGTGCGCGACATCGAGGTGAACCTGGGCCAGCCCCTCCGTGGCAAGGCTGTGCTGGTGCTGGGCGCGGGCGGCGCCACGCGCGGCGCGCTGTTGCCGCTGGCGCGCGCAGGCGTGGCGCGCCTGGCGGTGCTGAACCGCACCGCCAGCAAGGCCGTCGCCCTGCTGGACGAACTGGCCGCGAACCTGCCCCCCGCGCTGGCCCTGCACAGCGGCGGCACCGATCTGCTGCCCGGCCTGCCCGCGTTCGACGTGGTCATCAACGCCACGTCTGCCAGCCTGAGCGCCGACGCCCCTGCTGTGCCGCCCCAGGCCTTCGCGCCGGGCGGGCTGGCCTACGACATGGTCTACGGCAAGGGGCTGACGCCCTTCCTGCGCCTGGCGCAATCGGCGCCTAACGTGCGCGTGGCCGACGGCGTGGGCATGCTGGTCGAACAAGCCGCCGAGGCCTTCGCCTGGTGGCGCGGCGTGCGGCCGCAGACGGATGACGTGCTCAAGCGGCTGACGGTGCCGTTGGCCTAG
- a CDS encoding LysR substrate-binding domain-containing protein, whose protein sequence is MPDAKPLPLDVLPTFAAVADAGSMRAAGEVLHLTHSAISQQIRLLEERLGFAVFTRQGRGLVLTPAGQRLLDSTRSALAQLADACRDAARLAQDDAQALRVAILPSFAQRWMMPRMARWRAAHPQLRLELTASMHMADLRQEGLHAAIRHGSGQWRGLRAEPLIQSPRVVLGSPAAAARLAGQGPAAIAQEPLLGNTALWRQWFDRAGVTPAPAVHPVAAFNDAALLLQAVEADVGLGLVRDLLAADALVEGRLVQLAPQTLPESHDTYGHDPTVYWLAWREDLSDWPPLQALRDWLHSELARSRAQLAAAHKGGLA, encoded by the coding sequence ATGCCCGACGCCAAACCGCTGCCGCTGGACGTGCTGCCCACCTTCGCCGCCGTGGCCGACGCGGGCAGCATGCGCGCGGCGGGCGAGGTGCTGCACCTCACGCACAGCGCCATCAGCCAGCAGATTCGCCTGCTGGAAGAGCGCCTGGGTTTTGCCGTATTCACGCGGCAGGGGCGCGGGCTGGTGCTCACGCCCGCCGGCCAGCGCCTGCTGGACAGCACCCGCAGCGCGCTGGCGCAGCTGGCCGACGCGTGCCGAGACGCAGCCCGCCTGGCGCAGGACGACGCGCAGGCGCTGCGCGTGGCCATCCTGCCCTCGTTCGCGCAGCGCTGGATGATGCCGCGCATGGCGCGCTGGCGCGCGGCGCACCCGCAGCTGCGGCTGGAGCTGACGGCCTCCATGCACATGGCCGACCTGCGCCAGGAAGGCCTGCACGCCGCCATCCGCCACGGCAGCGGGCAGTGGCGCGGCCTGCGGGCAGAGCCGCTGATCCAGTCTCCGCGCGTGGTGCTGGGCTCGCCCGCCGCCGCTGCGCGCCTGGCGGGGCAAGGCCCGGCGGCGATTGCGCAAGAGCCGCTGCTGGGCAACACCGCGCTGTGGCGCCAGTGGTTTGACCGCGCTGGCGTGACCCCCGCGCCGGCCGTGCACCCCGTGGCGGCCTTCAACGACGCGGCCCTGCTGCTGCAGGCGGTAGAGGCCGACGTGGGCCTGGGCCTGGTGCGCGACCTGCTGGCCGCCGACGCGCTGGTGGAAGGCCGCCTGGTGCAGCTGGCGCCGCAAACCCTGCCCGAATCGCACGACACCTACGGGCACGACCCCACCGTGTACTGGCTGGCCTGGCGCGAAGACCTGAGCGACTGGCCGCCGCTGCAGGCGCTGCGCGACTGGCTGCACAGCGAGCTGGCGCGCTCGCGTGCGCAGCTGGCGGCCGCGCACAAGGGCGGCCTGGCCTGA
- a CDS encoding ArsR/SmtB family transcription factor → MSDVPGFAPVAALLADPTRALMLTALLDGRARPAGDLAFAARIIPQTASFHLAQLLDGGLIALEKEGRHRYYRLASPEVAQAMEQLTTLPTRLPVRRPALSPQAQRLRFCRRCYDHLAGQVGVAVAQGLQQRGYLVAAPDKRFHVTDAGRAWLAGLGVSAAPAPARSRGYPARQCLDWTERQHHLGGPLGVDLLTALCAHGWLRRSADSRALQVTPPGAIALREALGVDVDALRNAGSVAV, encoded by the coding sequence ATGAGCGATGTGCCTGGCTTTGCCCCGGTGGCGGCCCTGCTGGCCGACCCCACGCGCGCCCTGATGTTGACCGCGCTGCTGGACGGCCGCGCGCGCCCGGCGGGCGACCTGGCCTTTGCCGCCCGCATCATCCCGCAGACGGCCAGCTTTCACCTGGCGCAGCTGTTGGACGGCGGGCTGATCGCGCTGGAAAAGGAAGGCCGGCACCGCTACTACCGGCTGGCCAGCCCCGAGGTAGCGCAGGCCATGGAGCAGCTGACCACGCTGCCCACGCGGCTGCCGGTGCGGCGGCCCGCGCTTTCGCCGCAGGCGCAGCGCCTGCGCTTTTGCCGCCGCTGTTACGACCACCTGGCCGGGCAGGTGGGCGTGGCGGTGGCGCAGGGCTTGCAGCAGCGCGGCTACCTTGTCGCCGCGCCCGACAAGCGCTTTCACGTCACCGACGCCGGCCGCGCCTGGCTGGCGGGCCTGGGCGTCAGCGCCGCACCCGCGCCCGCACGCAGCCGGGGTTACCCCGCGCGCCAATGCCTGGACTGGACCGAGCGCCAGCACCACCTGGGCGGCCCGCTGGGGGTGGACCTGCTCACGGCGCTGTGCGCGCACGGCTGGCTGCGGCGCTCGGCCGATTCGCGCGCGCTGCAGGTCACGCCGCCCGGCGCGATCGCCCTGCGCGAAGCCCTGGGCGTGGATGTGGATGCCTTGCGCAACGCAGGCAGCGTGGCGGTGTGA
- a CDS encoding MFS transporter, producing MNETPRPSNHPEMPPRSQRRGSRWVLTVLCLAVMVAQVDTSIVMLATQAIGAHFRASVPALQWVVDSYNLSYAALLLTGGLLADLRGRRRLFMAGLALFTKASLLCALAPSVGVLVLGRALAGAGAGAACMIPASLALVRVVWPDTAARNRVLGIWAACNGLSLAIGPSLGALLLQHFGWRSVFLAVVPLGALALGGAWAWVPESADPQERAFDGGAQLLAAAALAALAVAAIHARAQPVLATVSLALSALALAGFVLVERARGPHALVPLDTFRIPAFRGAMVATVAMTFGMYGVLFLLPLDWQASGQLSAWQAGLALMPMALVFVLVSPFSGGLTRRAGARTLACGGLAVIAAGLLLAGWTAGAAPAWWATLLGLGLTGLGMGLATAPLMGLAVGAVPPGWAGTAAALINVARMIGATVGVAVLGTLYAHAGAGAPGLRLAMTVAAAVQLASAALAWRALGRARR from the coding sequence ATGAACGAAACCCCGCGCCCCAGCAACCACCCCGAAATGCCACCCCGCAGCCAGCGCCGCGGCTCGCGCTGGGTGCTGACCGTGCTGTGCCTGGCCGTGATGGTGGCGCAGGTGGACACCTCCATCGTGATGCTGGCCACGCAGGCCATCGGCGCGCACTTTCGCGCCAGCGTGCCCGCGCTGCAATGGGTGGTGGACAGCTACAACCTGAGCTACGCGGCGCTGCTGCTGACCGGCGGGCTGCTGGCCGATCTGCGGGGGCGCCGCAGGCTGTTCATGGCCGGGCTGGCGCTCTTCACGAAGGCGTCGCTGCTGTGCGCGCTGGCGCCGTCGGTGGGGGTGCTGGTGCTGGGACGCGCGCTGGCGGGCGCGGGCGCGGGCGCGGCCTGCATGATTCCGGCGTCACTGGCGCTGGTGCGCGTGGTGTGGCCCGACACCGCCGCGCGCAACCGCGTGCTGGGCATCTGGGCGGCATGCAACGGGCTGTCGCTGGCCATCGGCCCTTCGCTGGGTGCGCTGTTGCTGCAGCACTTCGGTTGGCGCAGCGTGTTTCTGGCGGTGGTGCCGCTGGGTGCGTTGGCGCTAGGGGGGGCGTGGGCGTGGGTGCCTGAATCGGCCGACCCGCAAGAGCGCGCCTTCGACGGCGGTGCCCAGTTGCTGGCTGCCGCCGCGCTGGCCGCGCTGGCGGTGGCGGCCATCCACGCGCGGGCGCAGCCGGTGCTGGCCACGGTGTCGCTGGCCCTCAGTGCGCTGGCGCTGGCCGGGTTTGTGTTGGTCGAGCGCGCGCGCGGCCCGCACGCCCTGGTGCCGCTGGACACGTTTCGCATCCCGGCCTTTCGCGGCGCCATGGTCGCCACGGTGGCGATGACGTTTGGCATGTACGGCGTGCTGTTCCTGTTGCCGCTGGACTGGCAGGCCAGCGGGCAGCTGAGCGCATGGCAGGCGGGCCTGGCGCTGATGCCCATGGCGCTGGTGTTCGTGCTGGTGTCACCCTTCAGCGGCGGGCTGACCCGCCGCGCAGGCGCGCGCACGCTGGCCTGCGGCGGCCTGGCCGTGATCGCCGCCGGCCTGCTGCTGGCGGGCTGGACGGCCGGTGCCGCGCCCGCGTGGTGGGCCACGCTGCTCGGCCTGGGCTTGACGGGCCTGGGCATGGGCCTGGCCACGGCGCCCTTGATGGGGCTGGCCGTGGGCGCCGTGCCACCGGGGTGGGCAGGCACGGCGGCGGCGCTGATCAACGTGGCGCGCATGATCGGCGCCACCGTCGGCGTGGCCGTGCTGGGCACGCTGTACGCCCATGCAGGCGCGGGCGCGCCCGGCCTGCGCCTGGCCATGACGGTGGCCGCCGCCGTGCAACTGGCCAGCGCCGCGCTGGCGTGGCGCGCCCTGGGGCGGGCGCGCCGATGA
- a CDS encoding FAD-binding oxidoreductase, translated as MNAPTPIAHVTPEVHLREVPAALLAALKDRFGAQFSEALAVREQHGRDESAFTTVPPPAAVVFAESTTDVQDAVKLCAQYKVPVIPFGVGSSLEGHLLAVQGGISLDVGRMNKVLSINAEDLTVTVQPGVTRKQLNEEVKSTGLFFPIDPGADASLGGMTATRASGTNAVRYGTMRENVLALEVVTARGEVVRTGTRAKKSSAGYDLTRLFVGSEGTLGVITEVTLRLYPLPEAVSAATCSFPTIADAVNTVIQIIQLGVPIARVELIDANTVGLVNRHSKLNLREQHMLLMEFHGSPAGVREQAETVQDIASEHQGAGFEWADTPEERTRLWTARHNAYFAAVQSKPGCRAISTDTCVPISRLADCLLDSVAEADATGIPYFLVGHVGDGNFHFGYLIDPDSAEERATAEALNHQLVARAIAMDGTCSGEHGVGLHKMGFLRDEAGEGAVQMMRTIKHALDPDNIMNPGKVFGA; from the coding sequence ATGAACGCCCCCACCCCCATTGCCCACGTCACCCCCGAAGTGCACCTGCGCGAAGTGCCCGCCGCCTTGCTGGCCGCGCTCAAAGACCGCTTTGGCGCGCAGTTTTCTGAGGCGTTGGCCGTGCGCGAACAGCATGGCCGCGACGAATCGGCCTTCACCACCGTGCCGCCGCCCGCCGCCGTGGTGTTTGCCGAAAGCACCACCGACGTGCAAGACGCCGTCAAGCTGTGCGCGCAGTACAAGGTGCCGGTGATTCCGTTTGGCGTCGGCTCGTCGCTGGAAGGCCATCTGCTGGCGGTGCAGGGCGGCATCAGCCTGGACGTGGGCCGCATGAACAAGGTGCTGAGCATCAACGCCGAAGACCTCACCGTCACCGTGCAGCCCGGCGTGACGCGCAAACAGCTGAACGAAGAGGTGAAAAGCACCGGCCTGTTCTTTCCGATCGACCCCGGCGCCGACGCCAGCCTAGGCGGCATGACCGCCACCCGCGCCAGCGGCACCAACGCCGTGCGCTACGGCACCATGCGCGAAAACGTGCTGGCGCTGGAAGTCGTCACCGCGCGCGGCGAAGTGGTGCGCACCGGTACCCGCGCCAAGAAAAGCAGCGCCGGGTACGACCTGACGCGCCTTTTTGTCGGCAGCGAAGGCACGCTGGGCGTGATCACCGAAGTCACCCTGCGCCTGTACCCGCTGCCCGAAGCCGTGTCGGCCGCCACCTGCAGCTTTCCCACCATCGCCGACGCGGTGAACACCGTCATCCAGATCATCCAGCTGGGCGTACCCATTGCGCGCGTCGAGCTGATCGACGCCAACACCGTCGGCCTGGTCAACCGCCACAGCAAGCTGAACCTGCGCGAGCAGCACATGCTGCTGATGGAATTCCACGGATCGCCCGCTGGCGTGCGCGAGCAAGCCGAAACCGTGCAAGACATCGCCAGCGAACACCAGGGCGCCGGCTTTGAATGGGCCGACACCCCCGAAGAACGCACCCGCCTATGGACCGCACGGCACAACGCCTACTTTGCCGCCGTGCAAAGTAAACCCGGCTGCCGCGCCATCAGCACCGACACCTGCGTGCCCATCAGCCGCCTGGCCGACTGCCTGCTGGATTCGGTCGCCGAAGCCGACGCCACCGGCATCCCCTACTTTCTGGTCGGCCACGTGGGCGACGGCAACTTCCACTTCGGCTACCTGATCGACCCCGACAGCGCCGAAGAACGCGCCACCGCCGAGGCGCTGAACCACCAACTCGTCGCCCGCGCCATCGCCATGGACGGCACCTGCAGCGGCGAACACGGCGTGGGCCTGCACAAGATGGGTTTCTTGCGCGACGAGGCGGGAGAGGGCGCGGTGCAGATGATGCGCACCATCAAGCACGCGCTGGACCCGGACAACATCATGAATCCGGGGAAGGTGTTTGGGGCGTAG
- a CDS encoding integron integrase — protein sequence MNSDRASSPAPAAAEPTQQPKLLERMRIHLRTRHYSIRTEQAYIDWARRFILFHGKRHPQDMGAIEVEAFLSHLAVDRQVSASTQNQAKAALLYLYKQVLGADLPWLDEVVQAKRPQRLPVVLTPSEVRELLLHVEGTAGLVAQLLYGTGMRLLEALRLRVKDVEFARREVLVREGKGNKDRVTVLPENLMAPLQAQLHKARALHQKDLDAGQGRVYLPHALAVKYPEADRSWAWQYVFPSPVRAMDPRPDARTGQPMERRHHVYPESVQRGVREAARRAGIDKPVSPHVLRHSFATHLLQAGYDIRTVQELLGHADVSTTMIYTHVLNKGGRGVLSPLDAL from the coding sequence ATGAACTCGGATCGTGCATCCAGCCCTGCACCCGCCGCTGCAGAGCCGACGCAGCAGCCCAAGTTGCTGGAGCGCATGCGCATCCATCTGCGCACGCGGCACTACAGCATCCGAACCGAGCAAGCCTACATCGACTGGGCGCGCCGATTCATTTTGTTTCATGGCAAACGGCACCCGCAGGACATGGGCGCCATCGAGGTGGAGGCATTCTTGAGCCATCTGGCGGTGGACCGGCAGGTGTCCGCTTCCACCCAGAACCAGGCCAAGGCGGCGTTGCTTTACCTTTACAAGCAGGTGCTGGGCGCCGATTTGCCCTGGCTGGACGAGGTGGTGCAGGCCAAGCGGCCGCAGCGCCTGCCGGTGGTGCTGACGCCCTCGGAGGTGCGCGAGTTGCTGCTGCACGTGGAGGGCACGGCGGGCCTGGTGGCGCAATTGCTGTATGGCACGGGCATGCGGCTGCTGGAGGCGTTGCGCCTGCGGGTGAAGGATGTGGAGTTTGCGCGGCGCGAAGTGCTGGTGCGCGAGGGCAAGGGCAACAAGGACCGGGTGACGGTGCTGCCCGAAAACCTGATGGCGCCGCTGCAGGCGCAGCTGCACAAGGCCCGCGCGCTGCACCAGAAAGATTTGGACGCGGGCCAGGGCCGTGTCTACCTGCCCCATGCGCTGGCGGTGAAGTACCCCGAGGCCGACCGCAGTTGGGCGTGGCAGTACGTGTTTCCGTCGCCGGTGCGGGCCATGGACCCGCGCCCGGACGCACGCACCGGGCAGCCGATGGAGCGGCGCCACCACGTTTACCCCGAATCGGTGCAGCGCGGTGTGCGCGAGGCGGCGCGGCGCGCGGGCATCGACAAGCCGGTCAGCCCGCACGTGCTGCGGCATTCGTTCGCCACGCACCTGCTGCAGGCGGGTTACGACATCCGCACGGTGCAGGAGTTGTTGGGCCATGCGGACGTGAGTACGACCATGATTTACACCCACGTGCTGAACAAGGGCGGGCGGGGCGTGCTGAGCCCGCTGGATGCCTTGTGA
- a CDS encoding DUF1010 domain-containing protein, with translation MNIQTPFTLASVYPLGVWRSLGLRLHGLSQFQAFLASSPCAASAGSSFFRSPWPVRSLSFLRFGFGSNPALKPTRILRAAYLFR, from the coding sequence ATGAATATTCAAACGCCATTTACCCTCGCAAGCGTTTATCCGCTGGGTGTTTGGCGTTCGCTCGGGCTTCGCCTGCATGGGTTGTCCCAGTTTCAAGCCTTTTTGGCCTCTAGCCCTTGTGCAGCAAGCGCAGGCAGCTCTTTTTTCCGTAGTCCGTGGCCTGTGCGGTCACTTTCGTTTTTGCGCTTTGGCTTTGGGTCTAACCCGGCGCTCAAGCCGACCCGCATACTGCGGGCGGCTTATCTTTTTCGTTAG
- a CDS encoding DUF1010 domain-containing protein: MPIPATFSLSSVVPLGVARLAGLRHFGAVLAASAGTTCARSSLLGSIVRLQSLLVSAAGSNPAVKRTCLRQAAYLVR; this comes from the coding sequence ATGCCTATTCCAGCCACATTCAGCCTCTCCAGCGTTGTGCCGCTCGGTGTGGCACGGCTCGCGGGGCTTCGCCATTTCGGGGCAGTTTTGGCCGCCAGCGCAGGTACCACCTGCGCACGCAGCTCTCTTCTTGGTAGCATTGTGCGCTTGCAAAGCCTGCTTGTTTCAGCTGCTGGGTCTAACCCGGCGGTCAAGCGGACTTGCCTACGGCAAGCCGCTTACCTCGTCCGTTAG
- a CDS encoding DUF1010 domain-containing protein: MRAATCSSAWPCSKGFQAPLASSAFVASATSYHSCSAAPLPWPSAFSWAAPLSKSGRFLLAFGSNSALKRTRILRAAYLGR; encoded by the coding sequence ATGCGCGCAGCCACTTGTTCCAGCGCTTGGCCCTGCTCCAAAGGCTTTCAAGCCCCTTTGGCCTCCAGCGCCTTTGTAGCAAGCGCCACCAGCTATCATTCTTGCAGCGCTGCGCCGCTTCCCTGGCCCAGCGCTTTCTCGTGGGCTGCGCCCTTGTCCAAGTCCGGGCGCTTCCTTTTGGCCTTCGGGTCTAACTCTGCGCTCAAGCGGACCCGCATTCTGCGGGCCGCTTACCTTGGCCGTTAG
- the maoP gene encoding DUF413 domain-containing protein has protein sequence MRDFSEFGEYLSEEGHQFLSKWGIKLLGLYEGRMEPSRPNERQFVDAFKSGKCPEGTSEVIWFNIIAINQLIEKCASLESHLENEKLRIKGLVARINN, from the coding sequence ATGAGAGATTTTTCAGAGTTCGGCGAATACCTTAGCGAAGAAGGGCACCAGTTTCTTTCCAAATGGGGCATCAAACTACTTGGCCTATATGAGGGAAGAATGGAACCAAGCCGCCCAAACGAACGGCAATTCGTCGATGCTTTCAAAAGCGGTAAGTGCCCCGAAGGAACATCTGAAGTAATTTGGTTTAATATTATCGCCATCAACCAGCTAATAGAAAAGTGCGCATCCCTGGAGTCTCATCTTGAAAATGAAAAACTACGAATAAAAGGTCTTGTAGCGCGGATAAATAATTAA
- a CDS encoding DUF1010 domain-containing protein gives MQASLYSSVSPFSKVSPLGFGRCSGLRLQPLHEFQAFWASSARLACASSSFFGSAWRVRCAPSSTVGSNPAVKPTRLRRAAYFVR, from the coding sequence ATGCAGGCCAGCCTTTATTCCAGCGTTTCGCCTTTCTCAAAGGTTTCGCCTTTGGGGTTTGGCCGCTGCTCTGGGCTTCGCCTGCAACCGTTGCACGAGTTTCAAGCCTTTTGGGCCTCCAGCGCCCGCCTGGCGTGCGCTAGCAGCTCTTTCTTTGGTAGCGCTTGGCGTGTGCGCTGCGCTCCTTCGTCCACCGTCGGGTCTAACCCGGCAGTCAAGCCGACCCGCCTTCGGCGGGCGGCTTACTTTGTCCGTTAG
- a CDS encoding DUF1010 domain-containing protein yields the protein MLIQTAFNFSSVVQRWVCRFSGLRLLAFCHFSVFLASSPCVASASSYCFRSAAPPRWRCAFSRFVPVAKFNLPVLASGSNISVKPTRILRSAYLAR from the coding sequence ATGCTTATTCAAACGGCATTCAATTTCTCAAGCGTTGTTCAGCGCTGGGTTTGTCGTTTCTCTGGGCTTCGCCTGCTGGCGTTTTGTCATTTTTCAGTCTTTTTGGCCTCCAGCCCTTGCGTAGCAAGCGCGAGCAGCTATTGTTTCCGTAGTGCTGCGCCGCCTCGGTGGCGCTGCGCTTTTTCGCGGTTCGTGCCCGTCGCCAAATTCAATTTACCCGTTTTGGCTTCTGGCTCTAACATTTCGGTCAAGCCGACCCGCATTCTGCGGTCGGCTTACCTCGCCCGTTAA
- a CDS encoding CPBP family glutamic-type intramembrane protease — MQYRYFALVMLASMPFWLVGLVTDWVLLPGVPASAMMFAAPAIAAVFMLLGPGSNLSIWAWFRGHFSAPREKTPGWIFVAVLIPVVVLLITYTCAQFFGSSTPSPPEPAGIPAQFALLFLLFFVPALLEELGWTGYAFPRLHQRYSALLSSLVLGSVWAVWHWIPLLQIGRDLEWIAWWSITAIALRIMICFLAVNAPMPVLVATAFHASINASWQLYPVAGSHYDPALHSVVLIFACALMVLFSGKQLRVGSPNSSLKRTDQSLRD; from the coding sequence ATGCAGTACCGATACTTCGCGCTTGTAATGCTGGCGTCGATGCCTTTTTGGCTCGTCGGCCTCGTTACGGATTGGGTGCTTCTTCCCGGCGTCCCGGCAAGTGCGATGATGTTCGCAGCGCCTGCAATCGCTGCCGTGTTCATGCTTCTCGGGCCTGGCAGCAATCTGAGCATATGGGCGTGGTTTCGAGGGCATTTTTCGGCGCCTCGCGAGAAAACTCCTGGTTGGATCTTTGTCGCGGTACTCATACCCGTTGTCGTGCTCCTGATCACCTACACGTGTGCTCAGTTCTTTGGGTCATCAACGCCTTCACCGCCAGAGCCGGCAGGGATTCCGGCACAGTTTGCTCTCCTGTTCCTGCTCTTTTTTGTTCCAGCGCTCTTGGAGGAATTGGGGTGGACGGGATACGCCTTCCCGCGACTACACCAGCGCTACAGCGCCCTTCTCTCTTCGCTGGTCTTGGGGTCAGTGTGGGCTGTGTGGCACTGGATCCCACTTCTGCAAATTGGACGAGATCTTGAATGGATTGCTTGGTGGTCCATAACGGCCATCGCTCTACGCATCATGATCTGCTTTCTCGCAGTGAATGCGCCAATGCCCGTACTGGTGGCAACAGCATTTCACGCGTCGATCAACGCGTCTTGGCAGCTTTACCCCGTTGCAGGATCGCACTACGATCCTGCGCTACACAGCGTCGTCCTAATCTTCGCGTGCGCACTCATGGTTCTTTTCTCGGGAAAGCAGTTGCGCGTCGGTTCGCCTAACAGTTCGCTCAAGCGGACAGATCAATCGCTTCGCGATTGA
- a CDS encoding DUF1010 domain-containing protein, which yields MQATSYSRVLPFSKVSALGFRPLAGLRLLAWCQFQAFLTSSACQSSASSYHSCSASPLPWRSAFSWVACVFKSRRSLLAFGSNSAVKRTGLRPAAYLGR from the coding sequence ATGCAGGCCACTAGTTATTCCAGGGTTTTGCCTTTCTCAAAGGTTTCTGCTTTGGGGTTTAGGCCGCTCGCCGGGCTTCGCCTGCTGGCTTGGTGTCAGTTTCAAGCTTTTTTGACCTCTAGCGCTTGCCAGTCAAGCGCCAGCAGCTATCATTCTTGCAGCGCTTCGCCGCTTCCGTGGCGCAGCGCATTTTCGTGGGTCGCGTGCGTCTTCAAGTCCAGGCGCTCCCTTTTGGCCTTCGGGTCTAACTCTGCAGTCAAGCGGACTGGCCTACGGCCAGCCGCTTACCTTGGCCGTTAG
- a CDS encoding ClbS/DfsB family four-helix bundle protein, with translation MSVPQNKTELLSAIQKEHKKLSSEIALIPAEFALNKSMDGHAKGSKMSPHNLISYLVGWNELVLKWHAKMTLGEKVDFPETGFKWNELGSLAGKFYKDYEGVPFDELVARLNSAKGKIVELVKSHDDSELYGQPWYETWTMGRMIQFNTSSPYANACGRLRKWRKSNHA, from the coding sequence ATGTCAGTACCGCAAAACAAGACCGAGCTTCTTTCTGCAATCCAGAAAGAACATAAGAAACTAAGCAGTGAAATTGCACTGATTCCTGCTGAATTCGCCTTGAACAAGTCTATGGACGGACATGCCAAAGGCAGCAAAATGAGTCCTCATAACTTGATTTCGTACCTTGTCGGCTGGAACGAACTAGTTCTTAAATGGCATGCCAAAATGACGCTGGGAGAAAAAGTTGACTTCCCTGAGACAGGGTTCAAGTGGAATGAACTGGGATCACTGGCGGGAAAATTTTACAAAGACTATGAAGGCGTTCCATTTGATGAATTGGTCGCGCGGCTGAATTCCGCCAAGGGTAAGATAGTTGAGTTAGTGAAAAGCCATGACGACTCTGAACTTTATGGACAGCCATGGTATGAAACATGGACTATGGGAAGGATGATTCAATTTAATACTTCTTCTCCATACGCCAATGCCTGCGGGCGACTCAGAAAATGGAGAAAATCTAATCATGCCTAA
- a CDS encoding 7-cyano-7-deazaguanine/7-aminomethyl-7-deazaguanine transporter, translating into MPTPMAPPSRVPLFLSLLVAFHIAIVIASNYLVQLPITLLGFHSTWGAFSFPFIFLATDLTVRLVGKGPARRVIAWAMVPALVASYIAGVLFHDGHFNGVGALGAFNTFVFRIAFASFAAYVLGQLLDIQVFDRMRQASRAWWLAPAAASVVGQALDTAAFFSIAFWRSSDAFMAANWMEIAVVDYVIKLAVSLLLFVPAYGVALAAIVRVMRQGSVARAGAA; encoded by the coding sequence ATGCCGACCCCCATGGCGCCGCCGTCGCGTGTGCCGCTCTTTCTCTCGCTGCTGGTGGCGTTTCACATCGCCATCGTCATTGCCAGCAACTACCTGGTGCAACTGCCGATCACGCTGCTGGGCTTTCACAGCACGTGGGGCGCGTTCAGCTTTCCGTTCATCTTTCTGGCCACCGATTTGACGGTGCGGCTGGTCGGCAAGGGGCCGGCGCGGCGGGTGATTGCGTGGGCGATGGTGCCGGCGCTGGTGGCGTCGTACATCGCGGGGGTGCTGTTTCACGATGGGCACTTCAACGGCGTGGGCGCGCTGGGCGCGTTCAACACCTTCGTGTTCCGCATCGCGTTCGCCAGCTTTGCGGCCTACGTGCTGGGGCAGCTGCTGGACATCCAGGTGTTTGACCGCATGCGCCAGGCCAGCCGCGCGTGGTGGCTGGCGCCCGCCGCCGCTTCGGTGGTGGGGCAGGCGCTGGATACGGCGGCGTTTTTCAGCATCGCCTTTTGGCGCAGCAGCGACGCCTTCATGGCCGCCAACTGGATGGAGATTGCGGTGGTGGATTACGTGATCAAGCTGGCGGTCAGCCTGCTGCTGTTCGTGCCGGCGTACGGCGTGGCGCTGGCGGCCATCGTGCGGGTGATGCGCCAGGGCAGCGTGGCCCGGGCGGGCGCGGCGTAG